TGGAGACAAACAAGAAATACAACGCCTACTAGAACACCTTACACACATCGGTAAAAAAACAAGTATTGGTGGAGGATACATCAAAAATATAGAAATAAATGAAACAGAGGAAGATTATAGTTTCATGAAAAATAATAAACTCATCAGTATAATACCAACCAAGTACTATAAACAACCCCCAAAAAATGGGGATGAATTTAAGTCACGTACTTATAAACCACCATACTGGGATGCTACACAGAAAACAATATGTATTGTTCCAAATAACCAGTTAATAGAAAATATTATAAAAATATGAATAAAAAAAAAATACATGAAGGGATAAAAATTGTTCTTATACCAAAATGATGAATCATTAAATATAGAAGATTTCATAGAAGATTATCTAATAACACTTGAAATTAGAAATTATTCAGATAACACCATCCAAACATATCAAACAATACTAAATGGATTTAATACATTTATTAAAACACATGGTAGAATTAAATCAGAAAAAGACTTACTACGAGCATTTAAAAAATACATATTACATCTTAAAAATAAGAATGTATCAAAAAATTATTTACACCTAGTTATAAGAATAATTAGATCCTTTTTTAAATCTTCAAAATTTGATATTTATAATGAAATTCAAGTTCCCCGTAAATCCAGACCACTTCCAAAATTTTTAAATGAACAAGAAGTATATAATTTAATCCATGCAATGGATGATGAATATGACCCAAATAATCTAAATTATATAAACAAAATAAGACTTAGAAACAAATTAATACTAACATTATTATATTCAACAGGACTTAGAATATCAGAACTTATAAAAATTAATATAAATGATATAAACTTCGAAAATCATACAATCCGTACATGTGGAAAAGGAGATAAAGAAAGAATAGTACTATTTAACGATGAAACATACAATCTACTAAAAGAATATCTGGATAAAATAAAGGACAATAATACATATTACATATTTACAAATAAACAAAATAAAACACTTTCAACACGTACTATACAAATAATGGTTAAAAAATATGCTGAAAAAGCAGGCATTAATAAAAAAGTAACACCACATGTATTAAGACATTCATTTGCAACACACTTAATGGAAAAAGGAGTTAATCTACGAGTAATCCAACAACTACTAGGACACACAAATCTTAACACTACCCAGATATATGTAGGAGTAGATACTAATTTAATCAAAGAAGCATATAATAATGCCTGGAACTAAATTAAATTATATTCTTTTTTTTTATTATCCAGATTACAACTAACAACATACTATATAAATAAAGACTAAAAGGAGAACAAATAACATTATGTTAAATGAAGATTATGACCAACTACTAGGAATAAGACAAACAAAAACAGTTAATCAAAACATATTAAAATTCAAACTACTAATAGCACACAACTACACTAGTGAAAAACCAATAAACACCATAATACTCACAGGTAGCATAAGAAACAATGATTTAATAGAATTACTACTTGAAACAGTACGAAAAATACATAGACACAAATGGATAGACGAACCAGGGGAAAATAATAAATCAATATACTCCTTAGAAGGAACAGATAAAGACATAGTACAATGGCATTATATAAGACCAGGTGATTTTATCCCTGATGTTACGACATGCACCCTACGAAACTTAATACCAATACATGACATGAATGATTACAATGAACTACCAAAATATGCTAATAACTTTAATGAATTTGTAGACTTCACAGATTTCCAAATATATAACAGTGATGAACAAGGAGTAGACCTAGAATATAACATAGACAAATACAACACATGGGATACATACCATCGCTTAAGTGAAATTCAAGATCACTTAAATGATACAATAAACATAATTAATCCATACTATACTTATTTCCGTGAATTAACATGGCAACTAATGGGTATAGAAGCACATGATGA
The window above is part of the Methanosphaera cuniculi genome. Proteins encoded here:
- the xerA gene encoding site-specific tyrosine recombinase/integron integrase; its protein translation is MFLYQNDESLNIEDFIEDYLITLEIRNYSDNTIQTYQTILNGFNTFIKTHGRIKSEKDLLRAFKKYILHLKNKNVSKNYLHLVIRIIRSFFKSSKFDIYNEIQVPRKSRPLPKFLNEQEVYNLIHAMDDEYDPNNLNYINKIRLRNKLILTLLYSTGLRISELIKININDINFENHTIRTCGKGDKERIVLFNDETYNLLKEYLDKIKDNNTYYIFTNKQNKTLSTRTIQIMVKKYAEKAGINKKVTPHVLRHSFATHLMEKGVNLRVIQQLLGHTNLNTTQIYVGVDTNLIKEAYNNAWN